The sequence below is a genomic window from Rhinolophus sinicus isolate RSC01 chromosome X, ASM3656204v1, whole genome shotgun sequence.
TGACAAGAGTCACATAGAATACATAGCAGATTGAGGACTTGACTATATATTGGTATGACTCTGGAGATTGTGCTATCATCTACTCACGTGTACAGCTTCATCAAATATCATGGAGTCTTTTCTCTGTGCTTAACTCACTCTGTGTTCCAGATGGAAAATACCATCAAACAGTCTGAGAATGACCTAAACAAGCTGCTGGAGTCTACCCGGCGGCTACATGATGAGTATAAGCCACTAAAGGAACACGTGGATGCCCTGCGCATGACTCTGGGCCTGCAGAGGCTCCCTGACCTATGTGAAGAGGAGGAAAAGCTCTCATTGGAGTAAGTTGCCTGTCCCTGTAACATACGcaccacacacatatatgcacaggAACATACATAGAGCCTGGTCTGAATGTCAGGGTACCCAGTCCTGGCCCCAGGCCTGTCAGTAGCTAACTCATTGCATGACTTTGGGCATGCCTCTGTGCTGGGTTGTTAAACCAGAAGGAGGATGATTAGACTTGAATTACTAgatggcttttaaaattctttgtgcAATTTTAACAATACAAGACTATGTctatgactctgtgtgtgtgtgtgtgtgtgtgtgtgtgtcatgcagggaggcctgctgggtctctgctcccgctccccacacaagaacgcaggatatggtgaggccaaaaaggaacacccacggagccataggtaggggagtcataccactatattctctctggcggcactatactctcactggaggctagaTCCatactgtccgcaaaccgccatccacacttgccagcccagccgccatcttcttgctagcccccattctctctctctcttctctctcctagcatagccacagcagttatattgtggccaatggctcactggttacagctgacggccaactagccacagctgatggccatgcaatcacagttggccatttactacctgagccagcacctgtctatgtgaggccgagagcctggaaactgctttctggggctctgcccccacagtgtgtgtgtgtgtgtgtgtgtggtgtgtctgtatatgtatatagctcTCAAGAGGTCACTTCCCAAGTGAAGGCCTAGAAGGGATGTCCAGAAACTTTTGAAAACACAGAAGGCAGAGCTTTCGTGGTCTCTAGGGTCTAGCCTGGCACTTCATCTTAAGACCCAGAGTTAAGAACTAGGCTCACCTTACAGAGAGACAGTTAAGTTCAGTCGAAGGAACTTCCTTAAGATAGAGCAGGCTGCCTGTGGAAGTGGTGAGTTTCTTATTTCTAGAGGTATGTCAACAGAAGCCTGAGGACAGACACTTAATAGAAATACTGCAAAGGAACGTAGGATGGATGGTAGGCGAATGCCTTTCGAGGAATTTGCTAGCCTtggaatttctttattttctggatcTGTCAGAGCCAAGGAGCAGGAAGATTACCAGCAGACAATGGGTCTGGTACCCAGGGAGAAGAACCTTGTGCTGGGGAGGGTGCAGGAATTCTCTATAATGAGCCACAGCCCAACCCCCTTGGTTCTGTGGCATAGAGTCCTTAAGAGGGGCAGGTTCTCCTTGTTTTCAGAATGATCCAGCTAATGTCTCTCATCTCCAAAGTTACTTtgagaagcagaaagcagagtGGCAGACAGAGCCTCAGGAGCCCCCCATACCTGAGTCCCTGGCCGCTGCAGCCGCTGCCGCTCAACAACTTCAAGTGGCTAGGAAGCAGGACACTCGGCAGACAGCCACCTTCAGGCAGCAGCCCCCACCTATGAAGGTGAGTGAGCTGGGTAGTGACTGTGGAAGAAGCAAGTTACCCTTAAGTAGCCCTCCATGGTTTGGGAGTATAGGCTTTACTTATCTGGGGCTTTTCTAAAACAGTCTTTGCTTGGGACACAGAGGAAGGGGTGTGGTGTCTGTGCTGGGTTGGACCCGCTGGTTTTGTTGCCTACATTCCCAGAGAAGTTAGAATGCAGGAAGACTGGCAAGCTctgctaaaatataattttcagaaagTTAGAAACATGATTCTTACAAATACAGAGGGttcccaaaaaaatgtatacacattttaagaaagcaaaaaggtgtattaaaattgcaatactcaaaaAATTCCATTGAGTGATGTCATTAAAATGGCggcgtgaagtgagcctctggaaatgcaatatagaattgtacacctgaaatctgtgtaactttactaacaattatcaccccaataaattgaaaaaaaaatttttttaaaaattgtaatactcaatatatatcaataaccaaagatgaatacaagtattgtgtatacattttttggcacctctggtatatagTAAGCATGTATCATTAAAGTGGGAGCTGGTGTTATTGCAAAATTTGTTCCAAGAGCACTTGAGGAACAGATAATTGTACaatcatgaaaggaaaagaatgctGAAATAGTTTGCAAAGTTAAATACAGACCTGGTTAATGTCGTACAGGCCAAATCTGTAACTGTAGTGATTGTCTTGTCTTCACCACAGAAGTAATTTACATCTCTAATGGGCAAAAAGCATTTGTAGTTTATCAGCATAAATCACAGAGTCTGGGCCCTGATCAATAGTAAATAGTTAAACAAAAGGACATGCTCCTAGAGTAGGGTCAGCAAACTAGAGCCCACGGGCCAAGTCTGAACTGCTccctgtttttataaagttttgttGGTCCACTCGCATGCCCGTTTATGAATCGTCTATAGATTCTTTCATGTAAAACAGTTAGTGTTGAGTAGTTACAAGTAAGACCATATGACCtgaaaagtctgaaatatttactcttttgtcctttacagaaaaagtttactgatAGATATCCTAGAGAATTGATACTTGAGTGGGCTATTAAACCATGCTGTAGTATAATGCTAAATGGATACGTAATTCTCATTTTgccttatttccaagttttggatATTTTCCTTCAATACCCCTTTTTGACCCTCACTCCCTTATATCCTTTACATCCCTTACATCCAGCACTGATCTCTCTACTTAGGTCTCACTTACTGATTACTGCTCCTTCCTGTCGGGAAAATCACAATTGCTTTCTGGACCTCTGGGGATCAGAAGGCTGAAGTACAGCCTAGAAAAATCTGACtgacaaaaaaaatctttctttgtcttgtgtaccCCACCAGGCCTGCTTGTCATGTCATCAGCAAATTCATCGGAATGCACCTATATGCCCTCTGTGCAAAGCCAAGAGTCGGTCCCGGAACCCCAAAAAGCCAAAACGGAAGCAGGATGAATGAAGAGAGGAACAACACATAGATCTCTGCTGCTCATAACCCCTCCTCTTGTTCAGTGATTAATGTCCTGATGTGAAACAACCCTTCCCCACCTCTACCAAATCTCCCATTTAATGTGATAGAAGCACAACCCCtctctcacttttctttctttctgctcttgGGGTTTCTGTTTAGGAAGAGATGTGGTTCAGGTGCTAATGACAGTGTGTCTGATgatcccttctctgcctcccaatTTCAACCCTTGCCCTTGTTTGGAGCTAAGGCAAGGGCAGAAGGCCCAAATGTGATTCTCAGTTTCTTGTGCCTGAGGCCTGGGACCTAAGGTCTAAGGGTTGGGGGAAGGCccattttttgtttcatgtaaaGGTTCCAGTCTGCCACCTCCCTGTACTTTTGCTTTAGGCTCTGAAAGGACAACAGTCATCTTACTGGCTTTTACAGTAGGCTTATATATGTATTTCCCCTACTCTCATCTCATCCTCAAGGCCCAGAGGTAGCTTGGACAAGCCCTCCTCTTTATACTCATTTTGGAGGCCTGGCTGTTATAGAGTTCATCACCCTACCTCCACCCCAAGTCTCCCAGATATTCGAAAGTTCTCATGTACCAGGCTGTGTGTCTGGGGATCCTGAGATCTACAGGTCTTTCTCCCATAGCCCTTGTTTTTACAAATTAGTAGTAGAAGTTCCCCCACAAAATTAGGGAGCTGGAGCTACACCCACTCCATGAGTTCTGCCTAACTTGCTGCCTAAGTCATTGGGCTGAGGGCTCTGCAGTCGGGGCTGCCTTAGGCTGAGAGGGGCCCCAGGCTGATAACAGTTGCCTTTTGTTCAAAACCGTTACTCTGGTACTTACTCAATGGTAAATCTTAGGGTTTAGAGGAGTGGGTTGAGATTCATGTGAGTGCCAGTTACTTTACACATGCGAGTGGATGGGACTTCCCctccattcatccctccttctCTTGGGTCTTCCCTCTTCTACAAGGCAGCCTCAGCTCAGGTCAGCTGCTGGCCACCTCCTCTCCTGTGGATTGTGCAGGCGGGCTTTCCTCCCAAAGGAAAAAGGCAGCAGGCTCCCCAGGCCCTGCAGGTCTTTATTCCACCAAAGCCAGATCTCTAGTAAAGTCACCCTCTGACTTAAGGGACAGGGATGGGGTTGGCTGACCAAAAAAGTTTTAGCTCCAGGTTTCAGTCCCTGGCTGGGGAAGGAGAGATATTTTTCCTTACTTCCTTAACTGCAGTTGTAAGTTGCCACAGTGTCTGTGTGTTCATAATATGAGATTCCTCTGCTCTTCGAAAGTAAGAGTGTTATGTCTGTACAAATccttttcaataaacatttgttcattGGAGTAAATGCTGACTGAGTGCCTATAAGTACCAGGTAATAGAAAAGATGTAATGCCCTTTCTCCTTCTGGGTAGCTTTTGATTCTTCTTCACTTCAccctacaaatgaggaaaccaggcACATCAATGCACAATAATTTATCTTActattataatttccatttattcagtacttactctgtgccagatcTCTATGCAAGATGCTTTGTATAAATGATTGCATTTGCTCTTCAAAACAACCTTTCAAGCTAAGTATTCTTATTGCCATTTCCAAAAAAAgtaaactgaagttcagagaagttcaATAGTTCGTCCATAGTTAAACAAACAGCTAGTAAGAGAAGATTCAGGATTTGAACTTAGGTTGTCTGGTTTCAGACCATTTTTCCCCCTACTTTTTCTgcataatcatttttctttaaacttttctccCTTTTGGGATGCTTTGATGATAGGGGTAGTTGAAATAACTCCAAAGTAGAAATCAAGGACTAGGGATATAGTGGCTGATGTAAAGACCTGGTTCCCTGTAGAGATACAATAGGGAACATTGTATCTCTGGAAGGGCCATTCCAGGTTCAGAGCTCCTCCTAGGGTGGACTGGGGTTTCCATTAACACTGTTGTGGTCCGACAGCTCCCCCTGTCCagtcctgcttccttctcttctgcGACTGTCCATCCCAAGGGCTCCCTAATTCATATCCTGTACATTAAACTGTCCTAGTGCTTCCCAGGAAGCcaacagctgaaaaaaaaattgtgcctcagtgtcctcatatgGATAAGGGGGTAAATAATAGTAACTACTTCTGGGGCTATTGTAATACcaagcacatagtaagcactcaataagtatgaatttccttcttcccCTTGTGCCTCTGGCATCAAGGAGATTGAATGACCAGTCAAAAGAAGTACTGTTCATCTTACCTCACATTATTCTATCACCCCAGATTTTGCTCAGGTACAAGCCTGCTTTTGAGGTGGCCCAGTCTCACTCTGGGCAAAGGGAAGATgttcagctgtgtgacttggagtACACCTTACCATGTACAGACCTCTGTAGGTCCCTGTAAAGTATAGGAGGAGCGGTTATTGCTGTGCATATGTGGCACACTGGAGGTCAGATCTGTCAATTTTATTGCGGCACCACTAGCCAGCAGTTATTTCCCAGGAACACTTCTGAATAGCAAGGGAACAATTCATGTCTTGAACAGCTAAACCTGCCAGCCACTGGGTGGGGTGTACTATCTCATTTAGTTTTTCCAGTTCACTTATGTATTGTgaaacaaaccaccccaaaactcagtggcttaaaacaatctCCATTTGTTTGCTCATGATTCTGCAATTTGGGCAGGACTTGCTGGGAATGGCTTATTTCTATTCCATGT
It includes:
- the ZC4H2 gene encoding zinc finger C4H2 domain-containing protein isoform X1, translated to MPGGRGYIVSIVIPGLVCLYISRDVKLRLKSMADEQEIMCKLESIKEIRNKTLQMEKIKARLKAEFEALESEERHLKEYKQEMDLLLQEKMAHVEELRLIHADINVMENTIKQSENDLNKLLESTRRLHDEYKPLKEHVDALRMTLGLQRLPDLCEEEEKLSLDYFEKQKAEWQTEPQEPPIPESLAAAAAAAQQLQVARKQDTRQTATFRQQPPPMKACLSCHQQIHRNAPICPLCKAKSRSRNPKKPKRKQDE
- the ZC4H2 gene encoding zinc finger C4H2 domain-containing protein isoform X2; the encoded protein is MDCSHCPAERNKTLQMEKIKARLKAEFEALESEERHLKEYKQEMDLLLQEKMAHVEELRLIHADINVMENTIKQSENDLNKLLESTRRLHDEYKPLKEHVDALRMTLGLQRLPDLCEEEEKLSLDYFEKQKAEWQTEPQEPPIPESLAAAAAAAQQLQVARKQDTRQTATFRQQPPPMKACLSCHQQIHRNAPICPLCKAKSRSRNPKKPKRKQDE